A window of Clavibacter michiganensis contains these coding sequences:
- a CDS encoding M50 family metallopeptidase, with translation MDGVFLYILGVLIIVVGVAVSIGLHEVGHLVPAKLFGVRVTQYMIGFGPTIFSRRKGETEYGVKAIPLGGYISMIGMFPPQSSRAGTSSTGIAQLVGPDTRRADAGSPTAPDADDRAGRGFFDLLVQDARQASAESVGDEEDRAFYKLSVPKRMVIMLGGPAMNFLLAILLFAVVLCGFGVTTPTTTVGQVNACIVPAGSTASADAATCPDGAPEAPGAAAGLKPGDTIVSIDGSPVTAWDQVTSTVQASAGKELDVVVERGGARQTLAITPVLTQQAVPGSRGAPEVDEQGNPVTREVGLIGFSPTQAVQQQPLSAAFTTTGENMAAVGNLILNLPQRLVDVGRAAFGGGERDPNGPMSVVGVGRVAGEIASLDETPVASRASAMIGLVASLNVALGMINLLPLLPLDGGHVLGAIVEGVRRFLAKAFGRRDPGPVDVAKLMPVTFVVVILFGAMSALLIFADLVNPVRLT, from the coding sequence ATGGACGGCGTCTTCCTCTACATCCTCGGGGTGCTCATCATCGTGGTCGGCGTCGCCGTGTCCATCGGCCTCCACGAGGTCGGTCACCTGGTGCCCGCCAAGCTCTTCGGCGTGCGCGTCACGCAGTACATGATCGGCTTCGGGCCGACGATCTTCAGCCGCCGCAAGGGCGAGACCGAGTACGGCGTGAAGGCCATCCCGCTCGGCGGCTACATCTCGATGATCGGCATGTTCCCGCCGCAGAGCTCGCGCGCCGGCACGAGCAGCACGGGGATCGCGCAGCTCGTCGGGCCCGACACCCGCCGCGCCGACGCCGGATCGCCGACCGCCCCGGACGCCGACGACCGCGCCGGCCGCGGCTTCTTCGACCTCCTCGTGCAGGACGCCCGCCAGGCCAGCGCCGAGAGCGTCGGCGACGAGGAGGACCGCGCCTTCTACAAGCTGTCCGTCCCGAAGCGCATGGTGATCATGCTCGGCGGCCCGGCGATGAACTTCCTGCTGGCGATCCTCCTGTTCGCCGTCGTGCTCTGCGGCTTCGGCGTCACGACGCCCACCACCACGGTCGGCCAGGTGAACGCGTGCATCGTGCCCGCCGGATCCACCGCGTCGGCCGACGCCGCCACGTGCCCCGACGGCGCCCCGGAGGCCCCGGGAGCCGCGGCCGGCCTCAAGCCCGGCGACACGATCGTCAGCATCGACGGCTCGCCGGTCACCGCGTGGGACCAGGTCACGAGCACGGTCCAGGCATCCGCCGGGAAGGAGCTCGACGTCGTCGTGGAGCGCGGCGGCGCGCGGCAGACGCTCGCCATCACGCCCGTGCTCACGCAGCAGGCCGTCCCCGGATCCCGCGGCGCCCCCGAGGTCGACGAGCAGGGGAACCCGGTGACGCGCGAGGTGGGCCTCATCGGCTTCAGCCCCACGCAGGCGGTGCAGCAGCAGCCGCTCTCCGCCGCGTTCACCACCACGGGCGAGAACATGGCCGCGGTCGGCAACCTGATCCTCAACCTCCCGCAGCGCCTGGTCGACGTCGGCCGCGCCGCGTTCGGCGGCGGCGAGCGGGACCCGAACGGCCCGATGAGCGTCGTCGGCGTCGGCCGCGTGGCGGGCGAGATCGCGAGCCTCGACGAGACGCCGGTCGCCTCGCGCGCCTCCGCGATGATCGGCCTCGTCGCGTCGCTCAACGTCGCGCTCGGCATGATCAACCTGCTGCCGCTCCTGCCGCTCGACGGCGGGCACGTGCTCGGCGCGATCGTGGAGGGCGTGCGCCGGTTCCTCGCGAAGGCGTTCGGTCGACGCGACCCCGGGCCGGTGGACGTCGCGAAGCTCATGCCGGTGACGTTCGTGGTCGTGATCCTCTTCGGCGCCATGAGCGCGCTGCTGATCTTCGCCGACCTGGTGAACCCCGTCCGGCTGACCTGA
- a CDS encoding serine/threonine-protein kinase, producing the protein MPGERPDPLAGTLLAGRYRISGLLGRGGMATVYRAADETLGREVAVKVFATDSADPGEVERQEGEVRMLAGLSHPGLVTLFDVGDDVVADRVLAFIVMEIVDGSTLADRMKEGPLPGPEVARIGGILSDALGYIHRRGVVHRDVKPANVLLARPEDDDEPAVAKLTDFGIARLVDGTRLTSTGSIIGTVSYLSPEQALGEEVGAPTDVYALGLVLLECLTGRRTFPGTAAESTMARVVRDPEIPARLGASWVDLLSRMTRRDPATRPTAREVAAELRTGRAPESAVDAPTATSTRVMPAAAAAGLGAAGAGAAAAAPFADPDARTERFAAAPTTPPARGADPTARTSPAADADRAPAKRRGNRALSIGVVSVLIAAAAVVGVVTVNAMQTHDTSYPSVPGPLGASLEELQKSVEDAP; encoded by the coding sequence ATGCCCGGAGAACGGCCCGACCCACTCGCCGGCACGCTGCTGGCCGGTCGCTACCGCATCAGCGGGCTGCTCGGACGCGGCGGCATGGCCACCGTGTACCGCGCCGCCGACGAGACGCTCGGCCGCGAGGTGGCCGTCAAGGTCTTCGCGACCGACTCCGCCGACCCCGGCGAGGTCGAGCGCCAGGAGGGCGAGGTGCGCATGCTCGCGGGCCTCAGCCACCCCGGCCTCGTGACGCTCTTCGACGTGGGCGACGACGTCGTCGCCGACCGCGTGCTCGCCTTCATCGTGATGGAGATCGTCGACGGCTCGACGCTCGCCGACCGCATGAAGGAGGGGCCGCTGCCCGGGCCCGAGGTGGCGCGCATCGGCGGGATCCTCAGCGACGCGCTCGGCTACATCCACCGTCGCGGCGTCGTGCACCGCGACGTGAAGCCCGCCAACGTGCTGCTGGCGCGGCCCGAGGACGACGACGAGCCGGCGGTCGCCAAGCTCACCGACTTCGGCATCGCCCGGCTCGTGGACGGCACGCGCCTCACGTCGACCGGATCCATCATCGGCACCGTCAGCTACCTCAGCCCCGAGCAGGCGCTCGGCGAGGAGGTCGGCGCGCCCACCGACGTGTACGCGCTCGGCCTCGTGCTCCTCGAGTGCCTCACCGGCCGTCGCACCTTCCCGGGCACGGCCGCGGAGTCGACCATGGCGCGCGTGGTGCGCGACCCGGAGATCCCGGCCCGGCTCGGCGCATCGTGGGTGGACCTCCTCTCCCGCATGACCCGCCGCGATCCCGCGACCCGGCCGACCGCGCGCGAGGTCGCCGCGGAGCTCCGGACCGGACGCGCGCCGGAGTCCGCGGTGGACGCGCCGACCGCCACCTCGACGCGGGTGATGCCCGCTGCGGCCGCTGCCGGGCTCGGCGCGGCCGGGGCGGGTGCTGCTGCTGCTGCGCCGTTCGCGGATCCGGACGCCCGGACCGAGCGGTTCGCCGCCGCGCCGACGACTCCTCCCGCGCGCGGCGCGGACCCCACCGCCAGGACCTCCCCGGCCGCCGACGCGGATCGTGCCCCGGCGAAGCGCCGCGGCAACCGGGCGCTCAGCATCGGCGTCGTGTCCGTGCTGATCGCCGCGGCCGCCGTCGTGGGCGTCGTGACCGTCAACGCCATGCAGACCCACGACACCTCGTACCCGTCCGTCCCCGGACCCCTCGGCGCAAGCCTCGAGGAGCTGCAGAAGAGCGTGGAGGACGCCCCGTGA